The DNA sequence GTCTCAGCGCAGGTAGCGTCCCGTCACCGAGGCCTCGCTGTCCACGATATCGCTCGGAGTGCCCTGCGCGACAATACGACCACCTTCGATGCCGCCGCCCGGGCCCATGTCAATGACCCAGTCAGCGCAACGGATCAGGTCCAGGTCGTGCTCGATGACGAGGACCGTCGCTCCACGCTCAATGAGGTGCTGAAGCACGTTCAGGAGGACCTGCACATCATCCGGGTGCAGGCCGATCGTCGGCTCGTCGAAGACGAAGAGAGTGCCCTCCTGGTGCCTACCCATTTCCGAGGCAAGCTTGAGGCGCTGGGCCTCGCCACCGGAGAGGGCGGGAGTGGCCTCCCCCAGCGTCAGGTAGCCCAGGCCGAGACCGACCAGGGTCTCGAGGAGGGCACCCGCTTTCTTCAGCCCACGCACGGCCGCTCTTGCCTCGTCCACGCTCATCGCCATGATGTCGGGCAGGCTCAGCCCATCGCGGCGGATCCGCAACGCCTGCGCGCCGTAGCGGCTCCCTCGACAATCTGTGCACTCAATGTCCACGTCGGGCAAAAATTGCACATCCAGGGTGATCTGCCCAGTACCGTCGCAAGTGGGGCATCGAAGCAAACCCGTGTTGTACGAGAAGGCACCGGGCTTCAACCCGGCCGCCTGCGCCTCCTCGGTGCGCGCAAACGCCCGGCGCAGCTCATCCAGGACACCGGAGTACGTGGCCACGGTCGAGCGTACATTCACTCCGATCGGCGTCGCATCGATCAGGTTCACCCGTGAGATACCAGCGGCATCCACGTCGCGCACGTGCGCGGGCAAAGGCTCACCAGCAAGGCGCGCACGCAGCGCGGGAACCAGCGACTCAAGGACGAGTGTCGTCTTACCCGACCCACTGACGCCCGTCACGGCCGTCAACGAACCCAGCGGAATATCAACACTCAGGGGCCGCACCGTGTGGATCTGGTTAGTCTCCAGGTAAAGCGCACCGCGCCCATCGATATCCGCGCCCCGATCCGACTCCCCCGCTGCACGCTCAACCCGACGCAACCCAGCCATGTACGGGCCGATGCGGGAAGCTGGGGCATGGGAGGCCTCGACGATGGGCCCCTGGAAGATGACGCGACCACCGTCCGCTCCCGCTCCGGGTCCGATCTCGATCAGGTGATCCGCGGCTGCAAGGACACGTGTGTCGTGGTCGACAACGACAGCGGAATTCCCGTCGGCGACGAGTTCCCGGATAATCGCCAGGACGCCGTCGACGTTGGAGGGGTGCAGGCCGATGGTCGGCTCATCCAGCACGTAGAGGACCCCGGTCGTCCGGTTGCGTACGGCACGGGCGAGCTGCACGCGCTGGCGCTCGCCGTTGGACAACGTCGACGACGCGCGGTCGAGAGACAGGTAGGACAGGCCGAGCTGCACGAGGCGATCCATCGGCTCGGTCATCTCCTCGACAATGACGCGGGCCATGGGAGCTACCTCATCCGGAACGAGGCCGGGGACGCGCTGGACCCACTCGCGCAGCTCCGTGAGCGTGAGGCGCGAGGCCTCGCCCAGGTCGATGCCCTCGATCAGCGTGGAGCGTACACGTTCCCCCAGGCGCGTGCCGTCGCAGGCGGGGCATGTGCGGGTGATGAGGTATTTTTCCACGCGGGCGAGGGCCTTCTCGTCTTTCGCCTTCGACAAGGCGTTTTCGACCGTGGCGACCGCGTTGAAGTAGGTGAAGTCCAGCTCCGCGCCACCGGTCTTGGTGGCGACGATGATATGGCGTTTCTCAGCGGGCCCCTCGTAGACGATCGCCTTCTCCGCATCGCTCAGGTCCCGGAAGGGCACGTTCGTGCGCACGCCCATTTCGCGGGCGACGTCCTTCATGAGCTTCCACATGAGGGACCCCCACGGGGAAACCGCGCCCTCGTCAATAGTGAGGGATTCATCGGGCACGAGGGATGCTCGGTTGACGACGCGCTGGACGCCCGTCCCCTCACACACCGGGCACGCACCGCCCGAGTTAAATGCCATCTCCTCCGCACCGAGACCGTAGAAGGAGTCAGCACACTGCGGGCACGTGAGAGGCACTTCTAGGGCCACGTTGCGCGAGGGCGGGACGCGGTGCCCGTTGGGGCAC is a window from the Schaalia odontolytica genome containing:
- a CDS encoding ATP-binding cassette domain-containing protein, coding for MPSVIRVRGARVHNLKNVDVDVPLNAFVAVAGVSGSGKSSLALGTLYAEGSRRYLESLATYTRRRISQAAKASVDEVAHVPAALALRQRPGVPDVRSTFGTATELLNHLRLLFSRVGSYVCPNGHRVPPSRNVALEVPLTCPQCADSFYGLGAEEMAFNSGGACPVCEGTGVQRVVNRASLVPDESLTIDEGAVSPWGSLMWKLMKDVAREMGVRTNVPFRDLSDAEKAIVYEGPAEKRHIIVATKTGGAELDFTYFNAVATVENALSKAKDEKALARVEKYLITRTCPACDGTRLGERVRSTLIEGIDLGEASRLTLTELREWVQRVPGLVPDEVAPMARVIVEEMTEPMDRLVQLGLSYLSLDRASSTLSNGERQRVQLARAVRNRTTGVLYVLDEPTIGLHPSNVDGVLAIIRELVADGNSAVVVDHDTRVLAAADHLIEIGPGAGADGGRVIFQGPIVEASHAPASRIGPYMAGLRRVERAAGESDRGADIDGRGALYLETNQIHTVRPLSVDIPLGSLTAVTGVSGSGKTTLVLESLVPALRARLAGEPLPAHVRDVDAAGISRVNLIDATPIGVNVRSTVATYSGVLDELRRAFARTEEAQAAGLKPGAFSYNTGLLRCPTCDGTGQITLDVQFLPDVDIECTDCRGSRYGAQALRIRRDGLSLPDIMAMSVDEARAAVRGLKKAGALLETLVGLGLGYLTLGEATPALSGGEAQRLKLASEMGRHQEGTLFVFDEPTIGLHPDDVQVLLNVLQHLIERGATVLVIEHDLDLIRCADWVIDMGPGGGIEGGRIVAQGTPSDIVDSEASVTGRYLR